The Niastella koreensis GR20-10 genome includes a window with the following:
- a CDS encoding FecR family protein, whose protein sequence is MSKDRTWFLIGKKLAGEASADELNELEGLLRSDPDMHYALQNITDLWNLPTPVNNDAEEAFNRHVSRLRSTTTDWDHPDEDPALQPGHTYSVTQKYSRKKMMIVSIAAAVLMVVIIYWYNSETKRAVAARPFPVVQTAEPMVVSTLNGSKSTINLPDGSKVWLNAGSKLSYNRDFGGDIREVELSGEAFFEVKPVTVPGTKQRVPFIIHTQYIDVRVLGTAFNVKAYPKDKQTETSLIHGKVEVQVHNQPEKKFLLRPNEKLVVKNSATNETTAGKADKTGSSHQPFVSLSNLTYKDTTVIETAWVQNKLIFDNELFADIAEKMERWYNVEIVFKDVKLKTEPMSGSFTTETIQQALDYMSVTTPFHYTIHGNKITIGR, encoded by the coding sequence ATGAGTAAGGACAGAACCTGGTTTTTAATTGGTAAAAAACTGGCTGGTGAGGCAAGCGCCGATGAGTTGAACGAACTGGAGGGTCTGTTGCGTAGCGACCCTGATATGCACTATGCACTTCAAAACATAACTGACTTATGGAATTTGCCTACACCTGTAAACAATGATGCAGAGGAGGCATTTAACCGTCATGTCAGTAGATTAAGATCAACCACCACAGACTGGGACCATCCTGATGAGGATCCCGCACTTCAACCCGGACATACATATTCAGTTACTCAAAAGTATTCCCGAAAAAAAATGATGATCGTAAGTATTGCAGCCGCTGTACTTATGGTAGTAATCATTTATTGGTATAATTCAGAAACAAAACGGGCAGTTGCTGCCCGCCCTTTTCCCGTGGTGCAAACCGCAGAGCCTATGGTGGTAAGTACGCTCAACGGATCTAAATCAACCATCAATTTACCCGATGGATCAAAGGTTTGGTTGAATGCAGGCAGTAAACTTAGCTATAATAGGGATTTTGGCGGCGATATACGCGAGGTAGAATTAAGTGGCGAGGCATTTTTTGAAGTAAAGCCAGTAACAGTTCCCGGAACAAAACAACGCGTGCCCTTTATTATCCATACTCAATATATTGATGTACGCGTGCTGGGCACCGCCTTTAATGTAAAAGCGTATCCCAAAGATAAACAAACCGAAACCAGCCTCATACATGGCAAAGTAGAAGTACAGGTGCATAACCAGCCCGAAAAAAAGTTCCTATTACGCCCCAATGAAAAACTGGTGGTAAAAAATTCAGCAACGAATGAAACCACTGCCGGTAAAGCAGATAAGACTGGCAGCAGCCATCAGCCCTTTGTATCGCTCAGCAATTTAACTTATAAGGATACCACGGTTATAGAAACCGCGTGGGTGCAAAACAAACTGATTTTTGATAATGAATTGTTTGCTGATATAGCTGAAAAAATGGAACGCTGGTACAATGTGGAAATCGTATTTAAGGATGTAAAATTAAAAACCGAGCCGATGTCTGGCTCTTTTACAACTGAAACCATACAACAGGCCCTTGATTACATGAGCGTAACAACCCCTTTTCATTATACCATACATGGAAATAAAATAACGATAGGCAGATGA
- a CDS encoding RNA polymerase sigma-70 factor: protein MLASANIPELQQRIALFDDQSAYKELFAHFYKSLQQFAASIVRSHEVAEEIVSDVFIKVWKKRAGLTRINNLKLYLFISTRNGALNYLRTRKKIIMQPDQYFVQLQSIYFNPEKLMLTAEMMNRVQKAINDLPPRCQLIFKLIKEDGLKYREVADLLHISVKTVENQMAIAIRKIGLAIHFDIRTTMSS from the coding sequence ATGCTTGCCAGCGCCAACATTCCGGAACTGCAACAGCGCATTGCGCTTTTTGACGACCAGTCCGCGTATAAGGAACTGTTTGCCCATTTCTATAAGTCCCTGCAGCAGTTTGCCGCTTCCATTGTCCGTTCCCACGAAGTGGCGGAAGAAATCGTTTCTGATGTATTTATAAAGGTATGGAAGAAAAGGGCTGGCCTTACCCGTATTAATAACCTCAAACTATACCTCTTTATCAGTACCCGCAACGGCGCCCTCAACTACCTGCGTACCCGGAAAAAGATCATTATGCAACCCGATCAATACTTCGTGCAGTTGCAAAGCATTTATTTCAACCCTGAAAAATTAATGCTTACGGCCGAAATGATGAACCGGGTGCAAAAAGCTATCAATGACCTGCCGCCCCGCTGCCAACTTATCTTCAAACTGATAAAGGAGGATGGCCTCAAGTACCGGGAAGTGGCAGACCTATTGCATATTTCTGTGAAGACGGTTGAAAATCAAATGGCTATTGCCATCCGTAAAATTGGGCTGGCCATTCATTTTGATATTCGAACTACTATGTCTTCATAA
- a CDS encoding outer membrane beta-barrel protein → MKKLITLSLALAFVLPLFAQDSTKTAPKKWKYNPNRANDHFMIQVGYNGWASKPDTINTKGIPRTFNMYFMFDFPFKTSPRFSVGLGIGLGTDNFYLNKQTIDIAGRYSNQLAFKADTTYFKKYKIATTYLEIPVELRFAADPDNTNKSWKMAVGGKIGTMLSAMTKGKNLMSSKGGVINNYTEKIKSKRYFNSTRLAVTGRISKGVFGIFGSYQVNQFIKDGAAGSGSPLYDVRPFTIGLCISGL, encoded by the coding sequence ATGAAAAAATTGATTACGCTTTCCCTCGCATTGGCATTTGTACTTCCCTTATTTGCACAGGATTCTACCAAGACAGCTCCCAAAAAGTGGAAGTATAACCCCAACCGGGCTAACGACCACTTTATGATACAAGTGGGATATAATGGTTGGGCTTCTAAACCAGATACCATTAATACAAAAGGTATCCCCCGCACCTTTAATATGTATTTCATGTTCGACTTCCCCTTCAAAACAAGCCCCCGCTTTAGTGTAGGCCTTGGTATTGGTTTGGGAACCGACAACTTCTATCTTAATAAACAAACCATCGACATTGCAGGCAGATACTCCAATCAGCTTGCTTTCAAGGCAGATACCACTTATTTCAAAAAATACAAAATAGCTACTACTTATCTTGAAATACCAGTTGAGCTTCGTTTTGCCGCCGACCCGGATAACACCAATAAAAGCTGGAAAATGGCCGTGGGTGGAAAGATCGGAACCATGTTAAGCGCCATGACAAAGGGTAAGAATTTAATGTCAAGCAAAGGCGGAGTTATTAACAACTATACCGAGAAGATAAAATCAAAACGATACTTTAATAGTACGCGCCTGGCCGTAACCGGTCGCATAAGCAAAGGGGTGTTTGGTATTTTCGGTTCTTACCAGGTAAACCAGTTCATTAAAGACGGAGCTGCAGGCTCGGGATCGCCCTTATACGATGTAAGGCCGTTCACGATAGGCTTATGTATCAGCGGTTTATAA
- the hflX gene encoding GTPase HflX, translated as MLDKKNIIQNEEKAVLVGLVHKLQTEEQVTEYLDELAFLAETAGAKAVKRFVQKLPHPDSRTFVGKGKLEEIKNYIEGRDINIVIFDDELSGSQIQNIENVLEVKTIDRSDLILDIFARRAKTAQAKTQVELAQYQYLMPRLRGMWKHLERLGGGIGTRGPGETEIETDRRIVREKIALLRKRLSEIDKQSATQRKDRGEFIRVALVGYTNVGKSTIMNLLSKSDVFAENKLFATLDTTTRKVVFETTPFLLSDTVGFIRKLPHHLVESFKSTLDEVREADILLHVADTSHPQYEDQIGVVNKTLQELNVIDKPTITIFNKMDQYEKNTFDPWLEEEVRTEILVDLKERWENQLQGNCVFISATERRNIDELRSTILNKVKELYRIRYPYKTGF; from the coding sequence TTGTTAGATAAGAAGAACATCATTCAAAACGAAGAGAAAGCTGTACTGGTAGGACTGGTACATAAACTACAAACCGAAGAACAGGTTACAGAGTACCTGGACGAACTGGCATTTCTGGCCGAAACGGCCGGCGCCAAAGCCGTAAAGCGATTTGTACAAAAGCTGCCGCATCCCGATAGCCGCACCTTTGTTGGTAAAGGCAAGCTGGAAGAAATTAAAAATTACATCGAAGGCCGGGATATCAATATTGTAATTTTCGACGATGAACTAAGCGGATCACAGATCCAGAATATTGAAAATGTGCTCGAGGTAAAAACCATCGATCGCAGCGACCTTATCCTGGACATTTTTGCCCGCCGCGCCAAAACCGCACAAGCCAAAACCCAGGTGGAACTGGCCCAGTACCAGTACCTGATGCCCCGCCTGCGTGGAATGTGGAAACACCTGGAACGGTTAGGGGGTGGTATTGGAACAAGGGGTCCCGGTGAAACGGAAATTGAAACCGACCGGCGGATAGTTCGTGAAAAAATAGCGTTGCTGCGCAAACGCCTGAGCGAAATTGACAAACAGTCGGCCACTCAACGTAAAGACAGGGGCGAATTTATTCGGGTAGCACTGGTAGGTTATACCAACGTGGGCAAAAGCACCATCATGAACCTGCTGTCGAAAAGTGATGTTTTTGCCGAAAACAAATTATTCGCTACACTCGATACCACTACCCGCAAAGTAGTTTTTGAAACCACGCCATTCTTATTAAGTGATACGGTAGGGTTTATTCGCAAACTGCCGCACCACCTGGTTGAAAGTTTTAAAAGCACGCTCGATGAGGTACGCGAGGCCGACATTCTCTTGCACGTTGCCGACACCTCGCATCCGCAATACGAAGATCAGATTGGCGTAGTAAATAAAACCCTGCAGGAACTGAATGTAATTGACAAACCCACGATCACCATTTTCAATAAAATGGACCAGTACGAAAAAAACACCTTCGATCCCTGGCTCGAGGAAGAAGTACGTACCGAAATACTGGTGGATCTGAAAGAACGTTGGGAAAATCAACTGCAAGGCAATTGCGTTTTTATTTCTGCCACTGAAAGAAGGAATATCGACGAACTGCGCTCAACCATCCTGAACAAGGTGAAAGAATTATATAGAATCCGGTATCCATATAAAACGGGTTTTTAA
- a CDS encoding Rieske (2Fe-2S) protein: MSEKKYQYHQIAEHPTELTFSDHGIAVVEIKGKKICIARFGEEWFGFAYKCPHASGIMSEGYIDAVGNVVCPVHRYKFSLKNGRNTSGEGYYLKTYPVEVRGEALFVGVPDGGLFSWL, from the coding sequence ATGTCCGAGAAAAAATACCAGTACCACCAAATAGCTGAACATCCCACTGAACTCACCTTCAGCGATCACGGCATTGCCGTGGTTGAAATAAAGGGAAAAAAGATCTGTATTGCCAGGTTTGGCGAGGAATGGTTTGGATTTGCTTATAAATGTCCGCATGCCAGCGGAATTATGTCGGAAGGATATATAGATGCTGTCGGAAATGTGGTTTGCCCGGTACACCGGTATAAATTCAGTTTAAAGAATGGCCGGAATACGAGTGGAGAGGGGTATTATTTAAAAACATATCCGGTAGAAGTGCGGGGCGAGGCCCTTTTTGTAGGTGTTCCGGATGGCGGATTATTTAGCTGGCTGTAG